AGACCATTAGTAGCTAGCCTACTCTTGCTACAAAACGATTGCTTGCAAAACAAGGCCTGCAAATGAATATTATTCCTCCAAGTACTCCGTGGAAACCAATAAAAGGATAACAGCATGTTGGCTTTGGAACTAATCTTATGTAATTAAGAAAATATTGGCCTGTATAGCCGCCCATGTTGCGACCAGTTCAACACAGAAACAATTGTCACAAAAGTGTACTTTATTGTACCAAATGCGGACTGCTCTTTCTGTACCACGTGCGCGCAGGTAGCCAAGAATTGACGAACGAGTCAGTATggaggtgtttgggaggaggggactaaattttaacccccgtcacatcgaatgtttgacactaattaggagtattaaatctagactaattacaaaactaattacacaacctctaggctaaatcgcgagacgaatctattaagcctaattagtccatgatttgataatatggtgctacagtaaccattcgctaatgatggattaattaggcttaatagattcgtctcgcgatttagcctaggggttctgcaattagttttgtaattagcttatgtttagtcctcctaattagtatccaaacatccaatgtgacagggctaaaattTACCCTATGTAGAAGTAATCCACTACAAACCAGATCACAAATAAAAAAACTAGAGAAATGCGGAACAGAACTTTCTTCTCCATGAAACTACCACTTGAGTAATCCACTtgctgagtttatatgaaaagttATGAGAATTGTTTTCGTAACAATTTTGCGACTTTGAATGCTTCGCCGGAAGCGACAAATAAAGCTGGAAGTCGGAAGCAGTCACCACTCGCCAGATGATATCGTGTGGTTTGAAGTCTGATGGTGTTCTCCttcactagtccatcaacccgtgctcctgcATGGGTTAATAATTTTAAAAACTATTGTGtttcaaaattatttagaaattaatcTTCTAGCTACACTAATCATTtttttacctactactctctcatttttttcaatacttcaacataatactcatataggtgtgtacttatctttatctagTTGCGAtagatttttaattagtaattactttatacttttttcatccatatttacacttttttcattttatatgGCACCTCTATACATTCTGTTTAGCATAAAagtcaatatttttcatcacttcatcacatacatgtataaatggtctacatggtgtcactcatcatgcgtatataccataacttagtatttttatattaacaatgacataaatagataatttagaataatatattagtttacttttggatatttcaGCACATGAAGATATTTACATTAAGATTTAGgcgtttactttaggttatttttaataacaacatgcGTGGGGTAACTtggatacaaatttagaatgacattttacgatatactttataatgatataCTTGAGTAAATTAGATGAATATTATGGAGTTACTTTAGATTACTTCTTTAGAATAGCAGAAGTTGATATTTTAGATATAAGTTTAAGGTTTATCttagaatatttttataatgatagtgctgggtaattttttagaaaatataatagatcaatgactatgattattagagtttgcACGATTGATGTTTGacgtttctgatttttgtgagaatttctaaaatttgttttttttctagcgtgtctcgtgAACTAATGCgcagtctccaatgaaaaaaatgaggccacattgctacaaaattaTTACCATGatctacctctcatttgttaaatattcaaacatattacttatatagatatatacttagtATTTTTGTCCAATTATGatatattttagttagtaattaatctataatatttttatccacatttataatttttaactTTTCAGTTTGCGTTGCAGATATGCACTTGAACTTGTTTAATggatcctaagtttgagctataattttaacatagaaatatgTATTCAGATCACTTCTTCTGTATTGTTATAAATGGTGACAttatatataccttaattattgtatcatataccaatagcgtaagaaatagacgatttagaatcatatattggtgtatatttttaattaaggtgatttggactCAAATGtagagttacctcatgttatttttaataatggcatatgtggtaatatatatgcaaatttaagggattACTTTAAGttaattttttaagtattagtatCGGGCAACTTTAGTTGCAGatttaggaggttattttaaatattatttataatggcataagtgggtaattttgatgaagattagggggttactttagtttattttatataatggcagatatgggtaatttaaatatagatttaggaggttactttagtctattttcataatagcataggtgggtaattttttaaaaacataatagatccaatgactatgatgatttgagtctacctaTTGATTGGCTAGATGTTTTACTTTTctgtgagaatttttagaatgtttctctttttctagagtattcAAAAGAGTCTTCAATTCGAATTAGTAACAGTAGAAGGAACCCTCAAGGTCACGATCTGAAATCCGGCTGCGACACCAACTGCATCACGTGACGAAATACCTGATGAGGGGGGCGCCCCACCACACTGGTGTATCATATTGCAGGCGAGGTAACCCTCTGTCGCTGTCCGTTAATGCGGTACGCCTTGGCTGTTTTGGAGTCTCCGAACGCGGATGGCATGGTTTGCCCACTGGCTAGAGGCCAGGGCGGCCGCCCGCCAGCCGCCGGAAGCTAAACGGCCAGGTCAGTCAACTGGGTACGGCAACGCGGCGGGGCGGGACGACGGCAATTCCCCTTGCCCTGCCGCCTGCATGTCCCGACTCCCGGCCGGTACGCCGTGGTGGGCAGAGATTTAGCAGACTGGCAGCCAACGCAATTCGACACGTTCCTTCACGGCAAGGCGTGATTCGCATGCCGCAACTAGCTAGTCTGGCGCGCGCGCACGTAGCCGTTATGCGCTGCAGTATGCTTCCGATGGCAACGGCAACAGTTCGACGGGTATGGCTTTGCTGCAGAGTCCGAACTCCATACAGTGAGGATCGAGGAGCAAAAGCCAGCGCAGAGATTTCAATGGCTAATGGACTATTCTTGGTGGAATCTGTAGAGTGTAGACACCATGATCCGAGCCAGATGCAGTTCTGCAACAACGTTTGGCAATGTCAACAATGAGTCGGGATCAGACATAGTGCAGTCACTTCTGTCCATATAAGCTCTGTCTGCAAGTCCAGAACAGCAAAATTGTGCAGTCCGAATCAACAATTGTATATTTCTGTGCAGTCGTTCCTAGTCATTTCCGCGTGGCTAGATTGGGTTCGGCCGCTTCCGCCTATCTTGTTGCTCTGGCAGTGGTTGGAGTTGTTTGGTTTGGCAGGCGAGTGGTGGAGCCCTGAGTGGCTTGTGAGTTATTCTTGCCGtcgttttttttctcaaaacacGGTACAAACTTCGAATACATGCGCGCTCGCTTaaccttttatatatatatatacatatatatatatatatatatatatatatatacatatatatatatatatatatattatgtgtGTGTGCACATCATATCTCTATAAATACCTTCAAAAGATTAATTGGAATGCTATGAAATTGACGACATCATCATAAGCGTCTATTTATCGACAAACACATCATCTACTACTGAATCTCTATTATTCTTGAAAGAAAAGGTTCAAATTACTACCTTCAACTGCGATCAAAATCCACGTAACCCCTAAACTATAAAATCATTTACTTAAAACTCCCGTCCTTACAAAAACCAGCTCATTTTTCACCTTTCAACGCACACATGAAACCGGTTTTGACCACGTGGAGTGGTTTTGGCCACGTGGCCAGCCATTATCGCTGCTCGGGATATGGATCGATGATTCCTCCAGCGGCAGCGGTAGCACCGGGAGCGTCGTCGGGGTACGCGGCACCAACGCAAATGAAGCACCGCGAGCTCGCCGACCAGCAATTCACTCCCCTGCCTAGGGGAAATCCAGCCCAAAGCCCAGTACCCTCCTTTCTTCATCtcattttcagaagaaaaaagcGTTTCTTTTCATGTTTGCATCTCAGTATTTGTATTTGGAAAATTATATACGTTTATGCATTAGAGTTGTAGTGTTAAAAAATTTTATATTAAGTTGGACCGCCTTGATCTAGAATCCTATctacgccgccgcccctgcccgtTCGGCGGCCGCGTTACGAGGGCTACAGCCACCGCGCTCGCTCGGTCATACTCGGATCCAGCACGGGGTACTATGGTCACGACAGCATCATGCGCCGGCTTATGCTTCTGGTGAGAGCTTGCAAGTTCATGCGGTGGGCCGGTGGTTGGTGCTTGCGGTTCCTGCTTAGGCTTGTGGTGCGACAAGCTGGAGGCGGCGCGTTTGTGGCCGACGGGACGGGACGAGGCATGCGCGGTCTGAGCTGACAAGAGCGGCATCGATTGACAGGGAGGGGGCTGTCTTTTGACTTGCTGCTTGTACGCAGAGATTACATGTGATTACATGTATTATGGTCCATCAATCCGTGCTTCCGCACAacctaatattttaaaaattattatatttgaaaaatatataGAAATTTAATTCCTAAtgaataatcaaaattatttacctactactctttcattttttaatattttaacatAATATTAGATGTATACTTATCTTTTTATCCACTTGTGATTGTTTTTTAATTAATAGTTACCTTATACATTTTTCCATCCACATTTACAATtatttcattttgtatcacacctccatgcattgtgtttagcataaaaattaatattttttatcacttcctcacatacatgtataaatggtccaCATGGTAAcactcatcatgcgtatataccttaacttagtatttgtATATgaacaatgatataaataggtaatttagaatcatatattagtttacttttgggcATTTCTAtgtgatgcacatgaagataattatattaagatttaggtgtttactttaagttattttaataacgacatacctAGGTACAAATttataatgatattttaagttatattttataatgatatgcatgaatAAAGTGGACgaagattatgaggttactttagtttttttttataatggtagagctcagtaatttagatataggtttaggatttatttttgaatattaTCATAATGATAGtagtgggtaactttttagaaaatataatataccaatgactatgattattagagtttacaggattggtgtttgatatttctgattttttgaaaatttctaagatttatcttttttagaGTGTTCCGTGAGAACTAGTGCgaagtctccaatgaaaaaataaggccacattgctacaaaactattattttgacctacctctcatttgttaaatattcgaacacaatacttatatagatatatactcaTTATCTTCAttcgattgtgatagatttttgttagtaattactctataatattttcatctacatttataatgtttaacttttcactttgcatcgcaggtatgcgcttgaatttgtttaatgaaccctaagcttgagctataattttaacataggaatctattctcatcacttcctctatatctttataaatgatgATACACATCATACGTTTAaatcttaattattatatcatataccaatagtgtaagaaatagacgatttagaatcatatattggtgtatatttttaattaaggtgatttggattcaaatgtagggttaactcatgttatttttaataatggcatatgcgggtaatatagatgcaaatttaagggttatttttaagttatttttaagtattagtggcgGGCAATTTAGTTttaaatttagggggttattttaaatatttttataatggtataagtgggtaattttgatgaagattagggggtttatataatggcataggtgggtaatttagatatagatttagggggttactttagactattaTCATAATaacataggtgggtaattttgtagaaaacataatagatccaatggctataatGATTTGAATCTCCCGAtcgatggctagatgttttgcttttttgtgagaatttctttgatttctcttttttttctagagtatcCACATAGAATTCTAGGTGACTTTTTAAaagagcctccaattagtaataataAGATAGTTCTAGCTTTTAGCTGTGCAAAGCTCTTTTGGCTTCGGCACGGAAGAAGAAAGCAGGATAGAACGGCAGCCAGGATGGGAGAGAAGGGATGACGTGGCCATCTAATCGTCAACATGAATAAAACTGGTGTTCACGTGCTGAAAACCAGTTCAGTTGAGCAGCAAAGGTGAAAAATAAGCTGGTTTTTGAAATTTAGGGATTAAATAAACATTTTTATAGTTTAGGGGGTTTTGTGAACTTGGGTGATAGTTGGAGgtagtaatttgaactttttccttCTTGAAATCTATCCAGAAAAATTTCGTGGCCGTGCTAAGTTATTCTTGCCATCATTGTAatcatatttttcttcttcttatatttatatttatggCAAATCTCTTGCCGtccttttgagagagagagagagagattaaggAGCAGCTCCAGGTGTTGTGAGCGAGATGAATGACGTTGTCACCCGATCGAATGAGGCCGTGCCTCCATCCCTCTGAGTGTCCGTACTTGTCTGCAGGGCCGAGAGAGCTTTGGAGCCACCAGTCCATGTTTCCAGCACGTCATTGCAGCAAGGGCGGCACTAATATGTTTTTCGATATGTAATAGTAAAAAAAAGACCAGATATGCCTAGAATATATATTGCAAAAACTTCTATATTGCAGACATGCATGATGCGTTGAAACAGAGTGCATATACAGAGAGACAGAACTTtgtagtgtatatatatattgtaCCATACGCAAATAGATAGCAGACCAGCTACTTGCTCGCAAATGCCCTAGCATGCAGAAGTTTTAAGGAACTACAGTGCACTAGGACATATGCTTTGATCACCTGGCGTAGTACGAACTTCCTGGGTTCATGGGCAGGTTCTCACCTTCTTGTGTAGGATAACCAATACTAGTGGCACCTTCCATTTCAAAGCTAGCAGTTGACGCTCCACCGAGAAGACTCTGAGTCTCCATCTCAACATCGACTTGTACCCAAGGATGCAGTGAAAGCTTCCTCAATCTGCCGAGCTcatcggcgatctccttcatCGATGGTCTGTTGCTGCCACACATGTGCAGGCACTGCTTGGCTAGCTCCGCAAGGCCTCTGATCAATTCATTGTTCTCTTGTCCCTTTACATGGTTCGGCAAGATCGCATCAAGATTGTTCTCCTTCATAGTGGACAAGAAATTTGACGACAGACTTCTTTCCGTCTCAGGCCCATCCAATTTCAGAGGCTCTTGGCCAGTGAGTACCTCTAGAAGGATAACACCAAAGCTAAAGACGTCGCTTTTCTCTGTCAGTTGGCATGTCAGCATGTATTCAGGGTCGAGGTAGCCACAGGTACCTTGAACCATTGTGACATACTGTTCTTTATCTGATGGGGCTAGTATGGAGGCTCCAAAATCTGACACTTTTGCCATGTAGTTTTCATCTAAAAGAATATTGGCAGTCTTCACATCACCATGGATAATTGGGGGAGATGCGTATGAGTGTAGGAAATTGAGACCTTCAGCTGCTTCATGAGCAATCCTTAATAAAGTGCTGAAAGAGATTTGTAATGCTTGGTTCTTGCCATGGATAAGTTCAAACAGTGTGCCTTTTGGGATGAATTCATAGACCAACATTGGAACTTCCACCTCAAGGCAACAACCCACTAGTTTGACAATGTTCTTGTGGTTGATCTGGGAGAGTATTAGCATTTCTTGTCCAAATTCCTTCTTTTGCCTTTCATCAATAAGCGCACATCGCTTAATCGCAACAGGCATGTTGCCCTTAACTATCCCTTTGTAGACTGTTCCATGGCCTCCTTTTCCAATTATTCTGCTCTTGTCGTAGTTGTTTGTGGCTTGTATCAGTTCAGCTTCGCTAAACACCGTGAAAGCAAGACCTTTTTCTGATCTCATCCTCTCAAACAGAATCATGCCCCCATGTTCTCGAAAATGTTCTTGCTTAACTTGGTTCAGCTTTCTCTTTTGAAGAATCATGTATCCTAAGGAGGAGAAAATCACGAGAACAAGAGAGCCGACTGTAACTCCTGCATAACATACATTAGATGAGAGCATACTGTCAGAAACGTGCGTTCCTTCTTATGTTGGGGAGAAAATCATTGTTAGCCTTAGCCAATTCAAGATTTCATATTGCCATATAGAATTTCTCAGATATATTGGTCTGGTCCAGCTAGCTGGTCTCAGCATCTTACCTATTATTAAGCCGGTATCAGGGTCACATGTATGGCCTTGCTCGTTAAACTTCCTTCCAACTCTACAAGAACATCTATAGCTTCCTTTCAAGTTGTGGCAAATACCGCCTGATGAAGGGCATGGACTGTAATTGCATTCATCAACATCTGCAGTAAGATGACCAAAGAGAACAATGATAAATTCAAAGTTTAGAATTTAAATGTTATACAGATATACTGTAGTTTTGGCACAACTATTACCATGGCATCCGTCGTCAAGGTACGGGTTGCCTTCATAACCTTTGGAGCAGTTGCACAGGTAGCCTGGTCCGTTGGGTGAATCCACACACTCGCTGTTCCTACTGAGGCATGCATAAGTGCCCATCTTGTTCAGTTTGGCTTCCTCACACGACATCCTCCCCTTTCTTATCGCCCAGTCCATCACAACGGGTGCCCGCCCAATGCTGGTGTCGTTGAATTTGGTGGTGTTGATGTATGTGGTGCTGAAACTGAATTTGTCTGCCTCCATCAACACGGCGTAACTGCACCGGCTGAACCTCCAGATTTGGCTTGTGTCGAAACCGCTGTCGAAGCCGACCTTATAGTAGCCCATCCCCTTGGGTATCGCCGTCTGGCAGCAGCCCATGCCAGAGCAGAAGCCATCCACTAAGTCTGACGGATCGCTGCATGTCGAAACGCACCCACTCTGGTAGCCCGTGCCGTTGATGTCGGAGATGTAGGCAAGGGTGTTGCATCCTATGACAGTGAACTTGTTGTGGACGTCTGAGAACCGATAGGAAGAATTACTTCCGTCGACAGTCCATGAACTACCCTCCATGTGACCGGAAGAGTGGTTGTAGCAGTATGTTGAGATATGGTTGAGCACCCGAATTGTGCTATGAATCAAGGAAATGTTCAGCAGCTCCAGATTACCAATGAATGGCTTGTAGACGCTACCTTGAGCCAGGCAGCTGACGTTAAAACCTGGTGATGAGCAGTTGTCACCGATGCCGAACGGGTACTGAATCTCAATGCCACCACAATGCGTCTGGCATTGAGGGCTAGGAATCACAACAGCAGCGGCGTGCTGCTGTACCGACAACAGAAGTAGAAGACCAAAGCCAAGGTGCAGAAACTGCACTTCCATACTCCTCCGCTGGATAATAACTAGAAAGAAGAAACCATGATACTGCAATGGTCAGCTAAATCAGTGGACTCAATATAATACACATAAACTGTGCTTTGTGTACTTCTACACTGAAAATTCCCAATATGTACGCTTAAAGAATTATTCATAAAAATGTTCACAGATGCTCTgcgaaaagaaacaaaaagatagCTGAAAATTTAAGGTAGTATGGGTTATATACGTCCGAAATAATATTTCTTCCAGTCGAAAGTATTAGTTCCCCTGACCCCGAGGGATGTTAGGTAAGGATGacacaatttcaaaaaaatatgtgGTATAATTCCAAGAAATGCCTATAGAAAGGGCatggttttgcaaaaacaaTCATGGTTTAAAGGTGGTTTACTGTCTTGGAAATACATGAATGTTCATCTAAGTTGCTTGGCATCCgaaaaaaatcttttttttgaaaaagaatcTGAAAAAAATCTAACATCAACCTTCACATGCAGATATATGAACAAAAGGGGAAGAGGGAATTGATGATAAAGTAAGCTGTGTAGGATAAACTTAGTAGAATCGGCGTGAAATAGCAAAGGGGTTCAGCTTTCATCGAATAGAATATGTACCTTAGCTTTGCGGAGTGCTCAACTCGAATCTCCCCGGATGGAACGCCGAGGGAACTGATCAATTGAACCTTTGGAGATTGCTTCAGTTATTTGTTCTAACAAAACCAAGCATCCTTTTGTGTGTGTTGGAGAATTTATATAGGGAGAGCTAGCACATCCGCGTCACTGTACGGGTCGTCGGAACTAGTCAACACACTGCAGAGACTGAGTCGTACCAGACAGTCTTGAGAAGCTTTGTTGTTTGCGAAACGGGGCCTGCAATTGTTCCCTCGAAGTACCCATCACCGCGAACAAAACAACAGATAAGGATAACGACATAGTTGAGTTTCAAAATTAATCTTTCCGGTGGTTCTCTCTGTTGTTTTAGGACGCCAGCAGCTTCTGATTTTTAGAACTCTTTGGTGCGCACTTATTCACATACTTATTCAGTCGTATAAGTAGACCATAAATTCAAACAAGTAAAAAGTCGATTTTCGAACTGTATACTCTTTTTGAACACTTTGCTGTGGTATGTTACAGAAAATTGTTCTGCCTAACAGTCTATCACGACTCACTCGAAGTGGAAGGTAAGGTACATGTTTGAAACGACAAcgcctttttttttgtgtgacAGCGCTCGATCTTCCGAATCGAAACAGTCGCCACTCACCATGCAAGAGTACAG
This portion of the Setaria viridis chromosome 7, Setaria_viridis_v4.0, whole genome shotgun sequence genome encodes:
- the LOC117862616 gene encoding wall-associated receptor kinase 5; amino-acid sequence: MEVQFLHLGFGLLLLLSVQQHAAAVVIPSPQCQTHCGGIEIQYPFGIGDNCSSPGFNVSCLAQGSVYKPFIGNLELLNISLIHSTIRVLNHISTYCYNHSSGHMEGSSWTVDGSNSSYRFSDVHNKFTVIGCNTLAYISDINGTGYQSGCVSTCSDPSDLVDGFCSGMGCCQTAIPKGMGYYKVGFDSGFDTSQIWRFSRCSYAVLMEADKFSFSTTYINTTKFNDTSIGRAPVVMDWAIRKGRMSCEEAKLNKMGTYACLSRNSECVDSPNGPGYLCNCSKGYEGNPYLDDGCHDVDECNYSPCPSSGGICHNLKGSYRCSCRVGRKFNEQGHTCDPDTGLIIGVTVGSLVLVIFSSLGYMILQKRKLNQVKQEHFREHGGMILFERMRSEKGLAFTVFSEAELIQATNNYDKSRIIGKGGHGTVYKGIVKGNMPVAIKRCALIDERQKKEFGQEMLILSQINHKNIVKLVGCCLEVEVPMLVYEFIPKGTLFELIHGKNQALQISFSTLLRIAHEAAEGLNFLHSYASPPIIHGDVKTANILLDENYMAKVSDFGASILAPSDKEQYVTMVQGTCGYLDPEYMLTCQLTEKSDVFSFGVILLEVLTGQEPLKLDGPETERSLSSNFLSTMKENNLDAILPNHVKGQENNELIRGLAELAKQCLHMCGSNRPSMKEIADELGRLRKLSLHPWVQVDVEMETQSLLGGASTASFEMEGATSIGYPTQEGENLPMNPGSSYYAR